From the Lolium rigidum isolate FL_2022 chromosome 2, APGP_CSIRO_Lrig_0.1, whole genome shotgun sequence genome, one window contains:
- the LOC124686467 gene encoding uncharacterized protein LOC124686467: MGMTPGSDYLIGSRAATVVAAMVGLGYNLPGFVCPKEKSIFVGEQHGVERWRRRCTTALHDHSADLYQGSEEARWPCWQVMVGLGYNLPGGLSPFAVAVLWSGSQDVDLVV; encoded by the exons ATGGGCATGACCCCTGGCTCCGACTACCTCATTGGCTCCCGCGCCGCGACCGTGGTGGCAGCGATGGTTGGCCTCGGCTACAACCTCCCCG GCTTTGTTTGCCCCAAAGAGAAGAGCATATTCGTCGGTGAGCAGCACGGGGTTGAGAGATGGAGGCGGAGATGTACCACTGCTCTTCATGACCATAGTGCTGATCTTTATCAGGGAAGTGAAGAGGCCCGTTGGCCGTGTTGGCAGGTGATGGTTGGCCTCGGGTACAACCTCCCTGGTGGGTTAAGCCCATTCGCTGTGGCTGTATTGTGGTCTGGGAGTCAAGACGTTGACCTGGTTGTTTAG